A genomic segment from Streptomyces sp. NBC_00459 encodes:
- a CDS encoding tetratricopeptide repeat protein, with product MTADRRIARAELLYERAVFGGDSSALASADRSLDEVEADLALTRGKVTHARFLEERVEDARESELFERAAELYGRLGDVRGEGEAVFWVGTFHQVVRDDTEAAVPAFERALALATRAGDRLTMSYALRHLGFADHMAGRLTEARAHLEESTRLRRELGFLPGVAANLVGLAHLAAQQERRDDAAALLDEATELCESTDAQGVLRWVAEAREELKLP from the coding sequence ATGACTGCCGACAGACGAATCGCGCGAGCCGAACTCCTTTACGAACGTGCCGTGTTCGGCGGAGACAGCAGCGCGCTGGCGTCCGCCGACCGGAGTCTCGACGAGGTCGAGGCGGACCTCGCGCTGACTCGCGGCAAGGTGACTCACGCGCGCTTCCTGGAGGAGCGGGTCGAGGACGCACGGGAGTCGGAGCTCTTCGAGCGGGCGGCGGAGCTGTACGGCCGGCTCGGCGACGTCCGGGGCGAGGGCGAGGCGGTGTTCTGGGTCGGCACCTTCCACCAGGTGGTCCGGGACGACACCGAGGCCGCCGTGCCGGCCTTCGAACGTGCCCTCGCCCTCGCCACCCGGGCCGGCGACCGGTTGACGATGTCCTACGCCTTGCGGCACCTCGGCTTCGCCGACCACATGGCCGGCCGCCTGACCGAGGCCCGTGCGCACCTTGAGGAGTCCACCCGTCTCCGCCGGGAGCTGGGATTCCTGCCGGGGGTGGCGGCGAACCTGGTCGGGCTGGCGCACCTGGCCGCCCAGCAGGAGCGCCGGGACGACGCGGCGGCTCTGCTCGACGAGGCGACGGAGCTGTGCGAGAGCACCGACGCGCAGGGCGTGCTGCGCTGGGTGGCGGAGGCCCGCGAGGAGCTCAAGCTGCCGTAG
- a CDS encoding MFS transporter has protein sequence MSRPTPTTPPTTPSNTVSARRTTPLALLALAVGAFGIGTTEFVMMGLLPDVAGDLGVSIPSAGHLVSAYALGVVIGAPLLAAVTARMARRKVLIGLMGLFIAGNALSAFAPTYDYLLAARFLSGLPHGAFFGVGAVVATSMVAPERKARSVSLMFLGLTVANVVGVPVATAMGQQLGWRATFLGVSVIGVAAIAALALLIPRDRVAAPVVGLRGELAALRSLPVWLALGTTVAGFGALFSAYSYITPMLTDSAGYADSSVTLLLALFGVGATVGNLLGGRLADHSMRGTLFGGLVSLTAVLGAFPLLMSTAWSAALAVTLLGVAAFVTGSPLNLMVMERASTAPSLASSANQAAFNLANAGGAWIGGLALAAGFGATSPALVGAVLALLGLGVAGVAYVVESPSVGRGRVVASHVPVRAEKVHH, from the coding sequence ATGTCCCGGCCCACGCCGACCACGCCGCCCACCACGCCGTCGAACACCGTGTCCGCCCGCAGAACCACGCCCCTGGCTCTGCTCGCCCTCGCTGTGGGTGCTTTCGGCATCGGGACGACCGAGTTCGTGATGATGGGCCTGCTGCCCGACGTCGCCGGAGACCTGGGCGTCTCGATCCCGTCCGCCGGTCACCTGGTCTCGGCGTACGCCCTCGGCGTCGTCATCGGCGCCCCGCTGCTCGCGGCGGTCACGGCCCGGATGGCGCGGCGCAAGGTCCTGATCGGCCTGATGGGCCTGTTCATCGCGGGCAACGCGCTCTCCGCGTTCGCACCGACCTACGACTACCTCCTGGCCGCCCGCTTCCTGAGCGGGCTGCCGCACGGCGCCTTCTTCGGCGTCGGCGCGGTGGTGGCCACGAGCATGGTGGCCCCGGAGCGCAAGGCCCGTTCGGTCTCCCTGATGTTCCTGGGCCTGACGGTCGCGAACGTGGTCGGCGTCCCGGTGGCGACGGCCATGGGCCAGCAGCTCGGCTGGCGGGCCACCTTCCTCGGCGTCAGCGTGATCGGCGTGGCGGCGATAGCGGCGCTGGCGCTGCTGATCCCGCGGGACCGGGTGGCAGCACCGGTGGTGGGGCTGCGCGGCGAACTGGCCGCACTGAGGTCGCTGCCGGTCTGGCTGGCCCTCGGTACGACGGTGGCGGGCTTCGGCGCCCTCTTCTCGGCGTACAGCTACATCACCCCGATGCTCACGGACTCCGCCGGGTACGCGGACTCCAGCGTGACGCTGCTGCTGGCCCTGTTCGGCGTCGGCGCGACGGTCGGCAACCTGCTGGGCGGCCGGCTCGCGGACCACTCGATGCGGGGCACGCTGTTCGGCGGCCTGGTGTCGCTGACCGCGGTCCTGGGGGCGTTCCCGCTGCTGATGAGTACGGCGTGGAGCGCGGCGCTGGCGGTCACGCTGCTCGGCGTGGCGGCGTTCGTCACGGGGTCGCCGCTCAACCTGATGGTGATGGAGAGGGCGTCGACGGCCCCGTCCCTGGCGTCCTCGGCGAACCAGGCGGCCTTCAACCTGGCGAACGCCGGGGGAGCGTGGATCGGGGGTCTCGCCCTCGCGGCGGGCTTCGGGGCGACGTCTCCGGCACTGGTCGGGGCGGTTCTGGCCCTGCTGGGCCTGGGCGTCGCGGGAGTGGCGTACGTGGTGGAGTCTCCGTCGGTCGGACGGGGTCGTGTGGTCGCGTCGCATGTGCCTGTGCGGGCGGAGAAGGTGCACCACTGA
- a CDS encoding endonuclease/exonuclease/phosphatase family protein yields MSRLTAGWRDDPRIWLRGLITAVLAVLLALVMVLHAQIPNRIGNLGSLSETFLPWFGIVSVPLLLILALVRRSATALIAVVLPTAVWFNLFGGLLGSNAGTGGNLTVATHNVNAENPDPSGTAREVAGSGADLLALEELTETAVPTYEKALASTYKYHSVQGTVGLWSKYPLSASRPVDIKLGWTRAMRATVATPEGPVAVYVAHLPSVRVKLEAGFTARQRDRSADALGEALYDEKLTRKILLGDLNGTMNDRALNAVTAQMRSTQGASGSGFGFSWPASFPLARIDQIMVQGVEPVSSWSLPRTASDHLPIAARVKIPDSATGS; encoded by the coding sequence ATGAGCCGTCTGACAGCCGGCTGGCGGGACGATCCGAGAATCTGGCTCCGAGGACTGATCACGGCGGTGCTGGCCGTCCTGCTCGCCCTGGTGATGGTCCTGCACGCGCAGATCCCCAACCGGATCGGCAACCTCGGCAGTCTCAGCGAGACGTTCCTGCCCTGGTTCGGCATCGTCTCCGTACCGCTGCTGCTGATCCTCGCGCTGGTCCGGCGCTCCGCGACCGCGCTGATCGCGGTGGTGCTGCCGACGGCGGTCTGGTTCAACCTCTTCGGCGGACTGCTCGGCAGCAACGCGGGCACCGGCGGCAACCTGACGGTGGCCACCCACAACGTCAACGCGGAGAACCCGGACCCGTCCGGCACGGCCCGCGAGGTGGCGGGCTCCGGCGCCGACCTCCTCGCCCTGGAGGAGCTGACGGAGACGGCGGTCCCGACGTACGAGAAGGCCCTCGCGTCGACGTACAAGTACCACTCGGTGCAGGGCACGGTCGGCCTGTGGAGCAAGTACCCGCTCAGCGCCTCCCGCCCGGTGGACATCAAGCTGGGCTGGACCCGCGCGATGCGCGCCACCGTGGCGACGCCTGAGGGGCCGGTCGCGGTGTACGTCGCCCACCTCCCGTCGGTACGCGTGAAGCTGGAGGCCGGGTTCACGGCCCGCCAGCGCGACAGGAGCGCGGACGCGCTGGGCGAGGCGCTCTACGACGAGAAGCTGACGCGCAAGATCCTGCTCGGCGACCTCAACGGCACGATGAACGACCGCGCGCTCAACGCCGTCACCGCCCAGATGCGCTCCACACAGGGAGCGTCGGGCAGCGGGTTCGGGTTCAGCTGGCCGGCGTCGTTCCCGCTCGCGCGGATCGACCAGATCATGGTGCAGGGCGTGGAGCCGGTCAGCTCCTGGTCACTGCCGCGCACGGCGAGCGACCATCTGCCGATCGCGGCGAGGGTGAAGATTCCGGACTCGGCAACCGGCTCGTAA
- a CDS encoding TetR/AcrR family transcriptional regulator, translating into MNLVEGLDGRSSPRGRPRSEAVERSIIEGVMQLLEEGVPLADISIERVARTAGVGKATIYRRWPGKEELFVDVMRVMEPVDPELPGTSVRDDLVVLLETLRRRGLAKQSSAFLHNVHAQMKSSPKLWAAYSDTVLEPRRLLGVELLRRGQRTGEVRPDVDVTLMNDLFVGPMLLRSVLRSDAELPEGLAEQIVDTLLEGLRPIAP; encoded by the coding sequence GTGAACCTCGTGGAAGGCCTGGACGGTCGGAGCAGCCCCCGTGGCCGCCCCCGGAGCGAAGCCGTGGAGCGCTCCATCATCGAGGGCGTGATGCAGCTCCTGGAGGAGGGCGTGCCGCTCGCGGACATCTCCATCGAGCGGGTGGCACGCACCGCCGGTGTCGGCAAGGCCACCATCTACCGCCGCTGGCCGGGCAAGGAGGAGCTCTTCGTCGACGTCATGCGCGTCATGGAGCCCGTGGACCCGGAACTGCCCGGTACGTCGGTCCGTGACGACCTGGTCGTCCTGCTGGAGACGCTGCGCCGACGCGGGCTGGCCAAACAGTCCTCGGCGTTCCTGCACAACGTCCACGCCCAGATGAAGAGCAGCCCCAAACTCTGGGCCGCCTACAGCGACACCGTCCTCGAACCGCGCCGTCTGCTCGGCGTCGAACTCCTGCGCCGCGGCCAGCGGACCGGCGAGGTACGCCCGGACGTCGACGTCACCCTGATGAACGACCTCTTCGTCGGCCCCATGCTCCTGCGCTCCGTACTGCGTTCCGACGCGGAACTGCCGGAGGGCCTCGCCGAGCAGATCGTCGACACTCTGCTGGAAGGTCTGCGGCCGATCGCCCCATAA
- a CDS encoding MFS transporter yields MTTPAGPRTLGPRIPEAVHRRRWVILGVLMLSLLIVVLDNSILNVAIKTISTPAPTGLGATQSELEWAINAYTLVFAGLLFTAGILGDRLGRKKVLLGGLAVFGLGSAFAAFAGSPTELIVFRAVMGLGAAFVMPATLAVLMNVFEREEQPKAIGIWAGGVGLAIAIGPITGGILLDHFWWGSVFLINVPIVIIALVLMTVLVPDSRDPKPGRIDPVGVLLSVVGLVLLVYGIIKGGQLADFTDPQVLAAIGAGLAVLVGFVLFEKRSDHPSIDVTYFRNKTFSAAMSVIALVFFALMGVTFFSVFYTQSVRGYSPLQTGLLMLPLAAAQLIFAPRARLAVNRFGNRATTTAAMLLIAATLAAFASFETDTPIWVLEVVFFLMGTGMAHIMTPTSVVIMQALPREKAGSASALSNTFRQVGGALGIAVLGSVLSAAYRSDIEDKLGALPADVRHTAGESIEATLGVAAKLGPRGDALVAPANDAFLHAMHLTALCGAGVAVLGAVVVLLCLPGRPAVPQEGEEKPQLASADH; encoded by the coding sequence ATGACTACTCCCGCCGGTCCACGCACCCTCGGCCCCCGGATTCCCGAGGCCGTGCACCGGCGACGCTGGGTGATCCTCGGCGTGCTCATGCTCAGCCTGCTGATCGTGGTGCTCGACAACTCCATCCTCAACGTCGCCATCAAGACCATCTCCACCCCCGCGCCGACCGGCCTGGGCGCCACCCAGAGCGAGCTGGAGTGGGCGATCAACGCCTACACCCTCGTCTTCGCCGGGCTGCTGTTCACCGCCGGGATCCTCGGTGACCGGCTCGGCCGCAAGAAGGTGCTGCTCGGCGGTCTCGCCGTGTTCGGCCTCGGCTCCGCCTTCGCCGCCTTCGCCGGCTCACCCACCGAGCTCATCGTCTTCCGGGCCGTGATGGGCCTCGGCGCCGCCTTCGTGATGCCCGCCACCCTCGCCGTCCTGATGAACGTCTTCGAGCGCGAGGAGCAGCCCAAGGCCATCGGCATCTGGGCCGGCGGCGTCGGACTCGCCATCGCCATCGGGCCGATCACCGGAGGCATCCTCCTCGACCACTTCTGGTGGGGCTCCGTCTTCCTCATCAACGTGCCGATCGTGATCATCGCCCTCGTCCTGATGACGGTCCTGGTGCCCGACTCCCGCGACCCGAAGCCCGGCCGTATCGACCCCGTCGGGGTCCTGCTGTCCGTCGTGGGACTGGTCCTGCTCGTCTACGGCATCATCAAGGGCGGCCAGCTCGCCGACTTCACCGACCCGCAGGTGCTGGCGGCCATCGGTGCCGGTCTCGCCGTACTCGTCGGCTTCGTGCTGTTCGAGAAGCGCAGCGACCACCCGTCCATCGACGTGACGTACTTCCGCAACAAGACCTTCTCGGCGGCGATGTCCGTCATCGCGCTCGTCTTCTTCGCACTGATGGGCGTGACCTTCTTCTCGGTCTTCTACACCCAGAGCGTGCGCGGCTACTCGCCCCTCCAGACCGGCCTGCTGATGCTGCCGCTGGCCGCCGCCCAGCTGATCTTCGCGCCGCGCGCCCGGCTGGCCGTCAACCGCTTCGGCAACCGGGCCACGACCACCGCCGCCATGCTCCTGATCGCCGCGACGCTCGCCGCGTTCGCCTCGTTCGAGACCGACACCCCGATCTGGGTGCTGGAGGTCGTCTTCTTCCTGATGGGCACCGGTATGGCGCACATCATGACGCCGACCAGTGTCGTCATCATGCAGGCGCTGCCCCGCGAGAAGGCCGGCTCCGCCTCCGCGCTCAGCAACACCTTCCGCCAGGTCGGCGGCGCGCTCGGGATCGCCGTACTCGGCTCGGTCCTCTCGGCCGCCTACCGCAGCGACATCGAGGACAAGCTCGGCGCGCTGCCCGCCGACGTACGGCACACCGCGGGCGAGTCCATCGAGGCCACCCTCGGCGTCGCCGCCAAGCTCGGCCCCAGGGGTGACGCACTGGTCGCCCCCGCCAACGACGCGTTCCTGCACGCGATGCACCTCACCGCGCTGTGCGGCGCGGGCGTCGCCGTCCTGGGCGCCGTGGTCGTCCTCCTGTGTCTGCCGGGCCGCCCGGCAGTGCCCCAAGAGGGCGAGGAGAAGCCGCAGTTGGCGTCGGCGGACCACTGA
- the panB gene encoding 3-methyl-2-oxobutanoate hydroxymethyltransferase encodes MTQLQPAHQTSAGSTNALYGGKGTRRITVRDITAAKERGEKWPMLTAYDAMTASVFDEAGIPVMLVGDSAGNCHLGYESTVPVTLDEMTMLSAAVVRGTSRALIVGDLPFGSYQEGPVQALRSATRLVKDAGVGAVKLEGGERSHRQIELLVESGIPVMAHIGLTPQSVNSMGYRVQGRGEEAAQQLLRDAKAVQDAGAFAVVLELVPAELAAEVTRTLHIPTVGIGAGVETDAQVLVWTDMLGLTGGRMPKFVKQYANLREVMGNAAKAFAEDVTGGTFPSEEHSVH; translated from the coding sequence ATGACGCAGCTTCAGCCTGCCCACCAGACCTCCGCCGGCAGCACCAACGCGCTGTACGGGGGCAAGGGCACACGCCGCATCACGGTCCGGGACATCACCGCCGCCAAGGAACGCGGCGAGAAGTGGCCCATGCTCACCGCGTACGACGCGATGACCGCGTCCGTCTTCGACGAGGCCGGTATCCCGGTCATGCTGGTCGGCGACTCGGCGGGCAACTGTCATCTGGGGTACGAGTCGACCGTACCCGTGACCCTCGACGAGATGACGATGCTCTCGGCGGCGGTCGTCCGGGGTACGAGCCGGGCGCTGATCGTCGGTGACCTTCCCTTCGGTTCCTACCAGGAGGGCCCGGTGCAGGCGCTGCGCTCGGCGACCCGGCTGGTGAAGGACGCCGGGGTCGGTGCCGTCAAGCTGGAGGGCGGCGAGCGCTCGCACCGCCAGATCGAGCTGCTGGTCGAGTCCGGCATCCCGGTGATGGCCCACATCGGCCTGACCCCCCAGTCCGTGAACTCCATGGGGTACCGGGTCCAGGGACGCGGCGAGGAGGCCGCGCAGCAGTTGCTGCGGGACGCGAAGGCCGTGCAGGACGCGGGAGCGTTCGCGGTGGTCCTGGAGCTGGTGCCGGCCGAGCTGGCCGCCGAGGTCACCCGGACCCTGCACATCCCCACGGTGGGGATCGGGGCGGGGGTGGAGACGGACGCGCAGGTGCTGGTGTGGACGGACATGCTCGGGCTGACCGGGGGGCGGATGCCGAAGTTCGTCAAGCAGTACGCGAATCTGCGTGAGGTCATGGGTAACGCGGCGAAGGCGTTCGCCGAGGACGTGACCGGCGGGACGTTCCCGTCGGAGGAGCACTCCGTGCACTGA
- a CDS encoding ATP-binding cassette domain-containing protein: MTRIDNHPADGAKSAVSVRGLVKHYGETKALDGVDLDVREGTVLGVLGPNGAGKTTLVRILSTLLQPDSGHATVAGYDVLRQSRQLRRVIGLTGQYASVDEKLPGWENLYMIGRLLDLPRKDARARADELLERFSLTDAAKRPTSTYSGGMRRRLDLAASMIGRPHVLFLDEPTTGLDPRTRNEVWTEVKRMVGDGVTVLLTTQYMEEAEQLASELAVIDRGKVVAGGAIDALKAKVGGRTLRIRPADPLQLRPLARDLDDLGITGLATTAVDTENGSVLVPILSDEQLTAVTGAVVARGITISSISTELPSLDEVFLSLTGHRAGAPQDDTGTSADIREEVAV; this comes from the coding sequence ATGACGCGAATCGACAACCACCCCGCAGACGGGGCCAAGAGTGCCGTTTCCGTGCGGGGGCTGGTCAAACACTACGGCGAGACCAAGGCGCTGGACGGCGTCGACCTGGACGTCCGGGAAGGCACCGTGCTCGGGGTGCTCGGACCCAACGGCGCCGGCAAGACCACCCTCGTACGCATTCTTTCCACCCTGCTGCAGCCCGACTCGGGGCACGCGACCGTCGCCGGGTACGACGTCCTGCGCCAGTCCCGGCAGCTGCGGCGGGTGATCGGGCTCACCGGGCAGTACGCCTCCGTGGACGAGAAGCTCCCCGGCTGGGAGAACCTGTACATGATCGGGCGGCTCCTCGACCTGCCCCGCAAGGACGCCCGCGCCCGGGCCGACGAACTGCTGGAGCGGTTCTCGCTGACCGACGCGGCCAAGCGGCCGACGAGCACGTACTCCGGCGGTATGCGGCGGCGGCTGGACCTGGCCGCCTCGATGATCGGCCGGCCCCACGTCCTCTTCCTCGACGAGCCCACCACCGGCCTCGACCCCCGCACCCGCAACGAGGTCTGGACCGAGGTCAAGCGGATGGTCGGCGACGGGGTGACCGTGCTGCTCACCACCCAGTACATGGAGGAGGCCGAACAGCTCGCCTCCGAGCTGGCCGTCATCGACCGGGGGAAGGTCGTCGCCGGCGGTGCCATCGACGCGCTGAAGGCGAAGGTCGGCGGCCGTACTCTGCGGATCAGGCCGGCCGACCCCCTGCAACTGCGCCCGCTCGCCCGTGACCTCGACGACCTCGGCATCACCGGACTCGCCACCACCGCCGTGGACACCGAGAACGGCAGTGTCCTGGTGCCGATCCTGAGCGACGAGCAGCTCACCGCCGTGACCGGCGCGGTCGTCGCACGCGGTATCACGATCTCCTCGATATCCACCGAACTGCCCAGCCTGGACGAGGTGTTCCTGTCCCTCACCGGCCATCGTGCCGGTGCCCCGCAGGACGACACAGGCACGTCCGCCGACATCCGAGAGGAGGTCGCCGTATGA
- a CDS encoding ABC transporter permease yields MSAATTTVNEIHNDIRNDDDRTGRDDIQADGRIPLRGHLRHTGALVRRNLLWIRQDPESMADALLMPIIFTLLFVFVFGGSIGQALGGGQDGYVQYVIPGMIAMMSMTLSQGVGTGFCQDFNSGVMDRFRSLPIGRGSVLFAKISVELIRMLFATTVLMIVAVLVGFDINHWPGLFAAVGLATLFASSIMWVFLTLGVIMKSAQSVQAMGFLVLFPLQFGSSIFAPTNSMPGWLQAFTDYNPLSTLADAARGLMVGGPVAHDLWVTVGWSVAITAVMAPVAIHKFRTKS; encoded by the coding sequence ATGAGCGCCGCGACCACAACCGTCAACGAGATCCACAACGACATCCGCAACGACGACGACAGGACCGGCCGGGACGACATCCAGGCGGACGGCCGGATTCCGCTGCGCGGCCATCTGCGCCACACCGGTGCCCTCGTCCGCCGCAACCTGCTGTGGATCCGGCAGGACCCCGAGTCAATGGCCGACGCGCTGCTGATGCCGATCATCTTCACCCTGCTGTTCGTGTTCGTCTTCGGCGGCTCGATCGGGCAGGCCCTGGGCGGCGGGCAGGACGGGTATGTGCAGTACGTGATCCCGGGCATGATCGCGATGATGAGCATGACGCTGTCCCAGGGGGTCGGCACCGGGTTCTGCCAGGACTTCAACTCCGGTGTCATGGACCGCTTCCGGTCGCTTCCGATCGGGCGCGGATCGGTGCTGTTCGCGAAGATCTCGGTCGAGCTGATCCGGATGCTGTTCGCGACCACCGTGCTGATGATCGTCGCCGTTCTGGTCGGGTTCGACATCAACCACTGGCCCGGACTGTTCGCGGCCGTGGGTCTGGCCACGCTCTTCGCCTCGTCGATCATGTGGGTGTTCCTCACCCTGGGCGTGATCATGAAGAGTGCGCAGTCCGTGCAGGCGATGGGCTTCCTGGTGCTGTTCCCGCTCCAGTTCGGTTCGTCGATCTTCGCCCCGACGAATTCGATGCCGGGCTGGCTCCAGGCGTTCACCGACTACAACCCGCTGTCCACGCTCGCGGACGCGGCGCGCGGACTGATGGTGGGCGGCCCGGTCGCGCACGACCTGTGGGTGACCGTCGGCTGGTCGGTGGCCATCACGGCGGTGATGGCGCCGGTCGCCATCCACAAGTTCCGCACGAAGAGCTGA